A genomic segment from Barrientosiimonas humi encodes:
- the ccsB gene encoding c-type cytochrome biogenesis protein CcsB codes for MITQMLAVETNQALADNSTYALYGSAVVLALAMLSFAADLAATARRKHAAEDAAEGGRAKAGAAGADAGATKAGATKAGATKAAAGSSESGSATAVLTRDDQPPADGPQAPVKRQWAGIGMSLTWLAMLLLAATIALRGFAVSRPPLGNMYEFALAAAGFTLVVYLLWSLKRDLRWLGLFVVAPVLLIEMLAAMVLYTEATQLLPSLQSYWLSIHVTIATLSVGLFTVGAVVTVLYLVQARREAAAAAGKGRRSMLDALPSARALDQAAYGVHMVAYPLWMFTVIAGAIWAQVAWGRYWGWDPKEVWSFVIFVVYTAYMHARLTAGWNAKRSSYLALAGFACVIINYTVVNIFFVGMHSYSGL; via the coding sequence ATGATCACCCAGATGCTCGCAGTCGAGACCAACCAGGCGTTGGCCGACAACTCGACGTACGCCCTCTACGGCTCGGCCGTCGTCCTCGCCCTGGCCATGCTGTCCTTCGCCGCCGACCTGGCGGCCACCGCGCGGCGCAAGCACGCCGCCGAGGACGCGGCCGAGGGTGGCAGGGCGAAGGCCGGCGCGGCCGGGGCTGACGCCGGTGCGACGAAGGCCGGGGCCACGAAGGCGGGCGCGACGAAGGCGGCTGCAGGGAGCTCGGAGTCCGGCAGCGCCACCGCCGTGCTCACCCGTGACGACCAGCCGCCCGCCGACGGTCCGCAGGCTCCGGTCAAGCGGCAGTGGGCCGGCATCGGCATGTCGCTGACCTGGCTGGCGATGCTGCTGCTCGCTGCGACCATCGCGCTGCGCGGCTTCGCGGTGAGTCGTCCGCCGCTGGGCAACATGTACGAGTTCGCCCTCGCCGCAGCCGGATTCACCCTCGTGGTCTACCTGCTGTGGAGCCTCAAGCGCGACCTGCGCTGGCTGGGCCTGTTCGTCGTGGCGCCGGTGCTGCTCATCGAGATGCTCGCCGCGATGGTGCTCTACACCGAGGCCACCCAGCTGCTGCCGTCGCTGCAGAGCTACTGGCTGTCGATCCACGTCACCATCGCCACGCTGTCGGTCGGCCTGTTCACCGTCGGTGCGGTCGTGACCGTGCTCTACCTCGTGCAGGCCCGCCGCGAGGCGGCGGCCGCCGCCGGCAAGGGCAGGCGGAGCATGCTCGACGCCCTGCCGAGCGCGCGCGCTCTGGACCAGGCGGCGTACGGCGTGCACATGGTCGCCTACCCGCTGTGGATGTTCACCGTCATCGCCGGGGCGATCTGGGCGCAGGTGGCCTGGGGCCGCTACTGGGGCTGGGACCCCAAGGAGGTGTGGTCGTTCGTCATCTTCGTCGTCTACACCGCCTACATGCACGCCCGCCTCACCGCCGGCTGGAACGCCAAGCGCTCCTCCTACCTGGCGCTCGCCGGTTTCGCGTGCGTGATCATCAACTACACCGTCGTCAACATCTTCTTCGTGGGGATGCACTCCTACTCGGGGCTCTGA
- a CDS encoding DUF4229 domain-containing protein: MLRYTLLRLLVFFGMMCALYLVGMRGILLLVISALASAILSVFLLAGPREQFAQQIDEKVQARRARAEEHRTYEDDDEE; this comes from the coding sequence TTGCTGCGCTACACCCTGCTTCGCCTGCTCGTCTTCTTCGGGATGATGTGCGCCCTCTATCTCGTGGGCATGCGGGGCATCCTGCTGCTGGTCATCTCCGCCCTCGCCTCGGCGATCCTGTCGGTCTTCCTGCTGGCCGGGCCGCGCGAGCAGTTCGCCCAGCAGATCGACGAGAAGGTGCAGGCGCGCCGCGCCCGCGCCGAGGAGCACCGGACGTACGAGGACGACGACGAGGAGTGA
- a CDS encoding 1,4-dihydroxy-2-naphthoate polyprenyltransferase, translating to MATLQQWVDGARPRTLPAAIAPVLVGTGSAYAMERANPGLGLLAAIVAIALQIGVNYANDYSDGIRGTDDARVGPVRLVGQGLADPANVKLAAFLCFGVAALAGLTLVTLANTPWLLLVGVACVIAAWKYTGGKNPYGYLGLGEVFVFIFFGLVAVLGTTYTQAKQLELTTWAGAIGVGAIACAVLVVNNLRDIPSDTEAGKRTLAVRMGDQASRVFFASLIGVSVVAVGVIALDYPLALIALVALLAAVPAVRAVGGGATGRALVPALASTGIYLLAYGVLLGLGLWLTQAL from the coding sequence ATGGCCACCCTGCAGCAGTGGGTCGACGGCGCCCGCCCGCGCACCCTGCCCGCCGCGATCGCCCCGGTGCTGGTCGGCACCGGCAGCGCCTACGCGATGGAGCGCGCGAACCCCGGGCTCGGCCTGCTCGCCGCGATCGTGGCGATCGCGCTGCAGATCGGCGTCAACTACGCCAACGACTACTCCGACGGCATCCGCGGCACCGACGACGCGCGCGTCGGTCCGGTGCGCCTGGTCGGGCAGGGTCTCGCCGACCCGGCCAACGTCAAGCTCGCGGCGTTCCTGTGCTTCGGCGTCGCCGCGCTGGCCGGGCTCACGCTGGTGACGCTGGCCAACACCCCGTGGCTGCTGCTGGTCGGTGTCGCGTGCGTGATCGCCGCGTGGAAGTACACCGGCGGCAAGAACCCCTACGGCTACCTCGGCCTCGGCGAGGTCTTCGTCTTCATCTTCTTCGGGCTGGTCGCGGTGCTCGGCACGACCTACACCCAGGCCAAGCAGCTCGAGCTCACCACCTGGGCCGGCGCGATCGGCGTCGGCGCCATCGCGTGCGCGGTGCTCGTGGTCAACAACCTGCGCGACATCCCCAGCGACACCGAGGCGGGCAAGCGCACCCTCGCCGTGCGGATGGGCGACCAGGCCTCCCGCGTCTTCTTCGCCTCGCTGATCGGGGTGTCCGTGGTGGCCGTCGGCGTGATCGCGCTGGACTACCCCCTCGCGCTCATCGCCCTGGTCGCGCTCCTCGCGGCGGTCCCTGCGGTCCGCGCGGTCGGCGGCGGCGCCACCGGCCGCGCCCTCGTCCCGGCACTGGCCTCGACCGGGATCTACCTGCTGGCGTACGGCGTGCTGCTGGGCCTCGGCCTCTGGCTCACCCAGGCGCTCTGA
- a CDS encoding PLD nuclease N-terminal domain-containing protein yields the protein MGRVLIPLLGLAVVVYALADCIQTPDDRVRHLPKPAWIGVIALVPVVGAIVWLVVGRSRRTSFGPPRGRPPGPRGPDDDPDFLRGL from the coding sequence ATGGGACGGGTGCTGATCCCCCTGCTGGGGCTCGCCGTCGTCGTCTACGCCCTCGCCGACTGCATCCAGACGCCCGACGACCGCGTGCGGCACCTCCCGAAGCCCGCGTGGATCGGCGTGATCGCGCTGGTGCCGGTGGTCGGGGCGATCGTCTGGCTGGTGGTCGGACGGTCGCGCCGCACCTCGTTCGGCCCGCCGCGGGGTCGCCCGCCCGGGCCGCGCGGTCCCGACGACGACCCCGACTTCCTGCGCGGGCTCTGA
- the menE gene encoding o-succinylbenzoate--CoA ligase, with the protein MPPIRPYAVAPDRLPAYVEALAAMLEGDGPALLPYEDGDPEPAVPDDADLPDDLGLVVSTSGSTGAPKRAMLTRAALRASGTATHDRLGGEGMWLLALPAQHIAGTQVILRSLAARRAPLLLNMIDGFRTADLVDALAWAPPVRRYTSLVPTQLATVLDDPEATEALGTFDGVLVGGAATAPALLERARAAGVAVRTTYGMSETAGGCVYDGVPLEDTAVTIGDDGRVGLSGPTVASGYLGESDRTAAVFDTDPTTGARRFWTDDVGELRDGVLHVVGRRDDLITTGGLKVAPRLVEEAALGLPGVRDAVAVATPHERWGQAVSLAVVASPEPTLEEVRAGLRELLPAYALPTRLLVLDAIPARGPGKPDRAAIAAMPGWQNQG; encoded by the coding sequence GTGCCCCCCATCCGCCCGTACGCCGTCGCGCCCGACCGGCTGCCGGCGTACGTCGAGGCGCTGGCCGCCATGCTCGAGGGCGACGGCCCCGCCCTGCTCCCCTACGAAGACGGCGACCCCGAGCCGGCCGTCCCCGACGACGCCGACCTGCCCGACGACCTCGGCCTGGTCGTGTCCACGTCCGGGTCGACCGGCGCGCCCAAGCGCGCGATGCTCACCCGGGCCGCGCTGCGCGCGAGCGGCACCGCCACGCACGACCGGCTCGGCGGCGAGGGCATGTGGCTGCTGGCGCTGCCCGCGCAGCACATCGCCGGCACCCAGGTGATCCTGCGCTCCCTTGCCGCGCGCCGAGCACCGTTGCTGCTCAACATGATCGACGGCTTCCGCACCGCGGACCTGGTCGACGCGCTCGCGTGGGCGCCGCCGGTGCGGCGCTACACCTCGCTCGTGCCGACGCAGCTCGCGACCGTGCTCGACGACCCCGAGGCGACCGAGGCGCTCGGCACGTTCGACGGCGTGCTCGTCGGCGGCGCGGCCACCGCACCGGCGCTGCTGGAGCGGGCGCGCGCGGCGGGCGTCGCGGTGCGCACGACGTACGGCATGAGCGAGACCGCGGGCGGCTGCGTCTACGACGGGGTGCCGCTCGAGGACACCGCCGTGACGATCGGCGACGACGGGCGCGTGGGGCTCTCCGGGCCGACCGTGGCGTCCGGCTATCTGGGCGAGTCCGACCGCACCGCAGCGGTTTTCGACACCGACCCGACCACCGGCGCCCGCCGCTTCTGGACCGACGACGTCGGCGAGCTGCGCGACGGGGTGCTGCACGTGGTCGGACGCCGCGACGACCTCATCACCACCGGCGGCCTGAAGGTCGCCCCCCGCCTGGTCGAGGAGGCGGCCCTCGGGCTGCCCGGGGTGCGCGACGCCGTCGCGGTCGCGACACCGCACGAGCGCTGGGGGCAGGCGGTCAGCCTCGCGGTGGTCGCCTCCCCGGAGCCGACCCTCGAGGAGGTCCGGGCCGGCCTGCGCGAGCTGCTGCCGGCGTACGCCCTCCCCACCCGCCTGCTCGTGCTCGACGCCATCCCCGCGCGCGGCCCGGGCAAGCCCGACCGCGCGGCGATCGCGGCCATGCCCGGGTGGCAGAATCAGGGGTAG